From Glycine max cultivar Williams 82 chromosome 11, Glycine_max_v4.0, whole genome shotgun sequence, the proteins below share one genomic window:
- the LOC100779892 gene encoding D-ribulose kinase isoform X2, translating to MVGAISITHYSASTVLVSWTSIQKHGNGLLCNTNKVRKPRAVSMSVRAGERLYLGLDFGTSGARFAIIDKDGIIQAEAKREYPLYLSGESHDWVRSWKETLFSLLHDVPLHLRKHVVSISVDGTSATTIIVDSDSGEPLWRPLLYNESCPDALATVKSIAPPNHTVCTGSSTLCKLVSWWNHVGSNQKHALLLHQADWLLWLLHGKLGVTDYNNALKVGYDPEVDSYPSWLVSQPYYHLLPSVVAPGTPIACLKEEIGNKYGFQKDCVVCSGTTDSIAAFLAARATQPGKAVTSLGSTLAIKLLSNTRIEDSRFGVYSHRLDDKWLVGGASNTGGAILRQLFTDDQLDKLSEQINPSQPSLLDYYPLPKAGERFPVADPNLAPSCATTMSPLTKTSKFS from the exons ATGGTAGGCGCTATTTCAATAACTCACTACTCAGCAAGCACCGTTTTAGTATCTTGGACATCAATCCAAAAACACG GGAATGGGTTATTATGTAATACTAATAAGGTAAGAAAACCAAGGGCAGTATCAATGAGTGTGAGAGCAGGTGAAAGACTCTATCTTGGGTTGGACTTTGGCACATCCGGTGCCAGGTTTGCCATCATTGACAAAGATGGGATAATTCAAGCTGAGGCTAAGAGAGAGTACCCTCTCTACTTG AGTGGAGAGTCACATGATTGGGTGCGCTCATGGAAGGAGACACTGTTTTCTCTGCTTCATGATGTCCCACTTCACCTTCGCAAACACGTTGTCTCCATTTCTGTTGATGGGACTTCTGCAACTACTATCATTGTCGATAG TGACTCGGGAGAACCGTTGTGGAGACCTTTACTTTACAATGAGAGTTGCCCTGATGCTTTGGCAACGGTGAAATCTATTGCTCCTCCAAATCATACGGTTTGCACCGGATCATCCACTCTGTGTAAACTCGTCTCGTGGTGGAATCATGTTGGTTCAAACCAAAAACATGCTCTGTTGTTGCACCAAGCGGATTGGCTTTTGTGGCTTCTTCATGGAAAGCTTGGAGTTACAGATTATAACAATGCTTTGAAG GTTGGCTATGATCCTGAGGTGGACTCATATCCTTCATGGCTAGTCTCTCAACCATATTATCATCTTTTACCTTCAGTTGTTGCTCCTGGAACTCCAATTGCTTGTTTGAAGGAGGAAATTGGAAATAAATATG GTTTTCAAAAGGATTGTGTTGTATGCAGTGGAACCACTGACAGTATAGCTGCATTTCTTGCAGCTCGTGCTACACAACCCGGGAAAGCt GTCACTTCATTGGGTTCAACACTAGCTATTAAACTACTCAGCAACACAAGAATTGAAGATTCTCGGTTTGGGGTGTACAGCCATCGCCTTGATGATAAATGGCTTGTTGGTGGTGCTTCAAACACTGGTGGAGCCATTCTTAGACAGCTTTTCACCGATGATCAATTAGACAAATTGAGTGAACAGATCAATCCCTCACAACCCTCTCTTCTGGATTACTATCCTCTACCAAAAGCAGGTGAAAGATTCCCAGTAGCAgatccaaatttggctccaag TTGTGCCACCACAATGTCACCACTGACCAAGACTTCAAAATTTTCATAA
- the LOC100779892 gene encoding D-ribulose kinase isoform X1: MVGAISITHYSASTVLVSWTSIQKHGNGLLCNTNKVRKPRAVSMSVRAGERLYLGLDFGTSGARFAIIDKDGIIQAEAKREYPLYLSGESHDWVRSWKETLFSLLHDVPLHLRKHVVSISVDGTSATTIIVDSDSGEPLWRPLLYNESCPDALATVKSIAPPNHTVCTGSSTLCKLVSWWNHVGSNQKHALLLHQADWLLWLLHGKLGVTDYNNALKVGYDPEVDSYPSWLVSQPYYHLLPSVVAPGTPIACLKEEIGNKYGFQKDCVVCSGTTDSIAAFLAARATQPGKAVTSLGSTLAIKLLSNTRIEDSRFGVYSHRLDDKWLVGGASNTGGAILRQLFTDDQLDKLSEQINPSQPSLLDYYPLPKAGERFPVADPNLAPRLLPRPENDVEFLHGILESIARIEAKAYGLLKELGATQVDEVFTAGGGAKNEKWIKIRERVIGLPVSRANQTEAAYGAALLAMKGDQQNIL; this comes from the exons ATGGTAGGCGCTATTTCAATAACTCACTACTCAGCAAGCACCGTTTTAGTATCTTGGACATCAATCCAAAAACACG GGAATGGGTTATTATGTAATACTAATAAGGTAAGAAAACCAAGGGCAGTATCAATGAGTGTGAGAGCAGGTGAAAGACTCTATCTTGGGTTGGACTTTGGCACATCCGGTGCCAGGTTTGCCATCATTGACAAAGATGGGATAATTCAAGCTGAGGCTAAGAGAGAGTACCCTCTCTACTTG AGTGGAGAGTCACATGATTGGGTGCGCTCATGGAAGGAGACACTGTTTTCTCTGCTTCATGATGTCCCACTTCACCTTCGCAAACACGTTGTCTCCATTTCTGTTGATGGGACTTCTGCAACTACTATCATTGTCGATAG TGACTCGGGAGAACCGTTGTGGAGACCTTTACTTTACAATGAGAGTTGCCCTGATGCTTTGGCAACGGTGAAATCTATTGCTCCTCCAAATCATACGGTTTGCACCGGATCATCCACTCTGTGTAAACTCGTCTCGTGGTGGAATCATGTTGGTTCAAACCAAAAACATGCTCTGTTGTTGCACCAAGCGGATTGGCTTTTGTGGCTTCTTCATGGAAAGCTTGGAGTTACAGATTATAACAATGCTTTGAAG GTTGGCTATGATCCTGAGGTGGACTCATATCCTTCATGGCTAGTCTCTCAACCATATTATCATCTTTTACCTTCAGTTGTTGCTCCTGGAACTCCAATTGCTTGTTTGAAGGAGGAAATTGGAAATAAATATG GTTTTCAAAAGGATTGTGTTGTATGCAGTGGAACCACTGACAGTATAGCTGCATTTCTTGCAGCTCGTGCTACACAACCCGGGAAAGCt GTCACTTCATTGGGTTCAACACTAGCTATTAAACTACTCAGCAACACAAGAATTGAAGATTCTCGGTTTGGGGTGTACAGCCATCGCCTTGATGATAAATGGCTTGTTGGTGGTGCTTCAAACACTGGTGGAGCCATTCTTAGACAGCTTTTCACCGATGATCAATTAGACAAATTGAGTGAACAGATCAATCCCTCACAACCCTCTCTTCTGGATTACTATCCTCTACCAAAAGCAGGTGAAAGATTCCCAGTAGCAgatccaaatttggctccaag GCTACTTCCACGTCCAGAAAATGATGTTGAGTTCTTGCATGGAATTTTAGAATCCATTGCACGTATAGAG GCAAAGGCATATGGGTTGTTAAAGGAGCTAGGAGCAACCCAGGTAGACGAAGTTTTCACAGCCGGTGGAGGAGCTAAAAATGAGAAGTGGATAAAGATACGAGAGAGGGTGATTGGTTTGCCTGTGAGTCGTGCAAATCAAACAGAAGCTGCATACGGAGCTGCATTATTGGCAATGAAGGGCgatcaacaaaatattttgtga